A single genomic interval of Electrophorus electricus isolate fEleEle1 chromosome 4, fEleEle1.pri, whole genome shotgun sequence harbors:
- the nog1 gene encoding noggin-1, whose product MDPPQHLVTMYLLFASLGLRMEKGTCQHYYVLRPIPSDSLPLVELKEDPDPVFDPRERDLNRTELQMVLGDFDTRFLSVAPPQARYTGSEELDGSDAQQSPTGLMPRDIRALDFDFQFGKKRKASKKLKRRLQMWLWSHSYCPVVYTWNDLGSRFWPRHVRVGSCYSKRSCSVPEGMVCKPAKSTHVAILRWRCVQRKGALKCAWIPVHYPIITECKCSCSN is encoded by the coding sequence ATGGACCCGCCGCAGCATCTCGTGACCATGTACTTGCTGTTCGCGTCCCTCGGGCTGCGTATGGAGAAAGGCACGTGTCAGCATTATTACGTCCTCCGACCCATCCCCAGCGACAGCCTGCCGCTCGTGGAGTTAAAAGAGGACCCGGACCCCGTCTTTGATCCTCGAGAGAGGGACCTGAACCGAACCGAGCTGCAAATGGTTCTGGGAGACTTTGATACACGCTTTCTGTCCGTGGCGCCCCCGCAGGCCCGGTACACGGGAAGCGAAGAGCTGGACGGGTCAGACGCGCAGCAGAGCCCCACGGGACTGATGCCGCGCGACATCAGGGCGTTGGACTTCGATTTTCAGTTCGGTAAGAAGCGCAAGGCCAGCAAGAAGCTGAAGCGACGTCTGCAGATGTGGCTGTGGTCGCACTCTTACTGCCCGGTCGTTTACACGTGGAACGACCTCGGGAGTCGCTTCTGGCCCCGCCATGTCAGGGTCGGGAGCTGCTACAGCAAGCGCTCGTGCTCCGTGCCCGAGGGCATGGTGTGCAAGCCTGCCAAGTCAACCCACGTCGCGATCCTGCGGTGGCGCTGCGTGCAGCGGAAAGGCGCGCTGAAGTGCGCGTGGATACCGGTGCATTACCCCATCATCACCGAATGCAAATGCTCGTGCTCGAACTGA